The region GAAGCATATTCCCTCGATTCTGTAGGCAAACATGGCTTTGGTGAGTTAGTAGGGAGGTGGGCTTCTTTACTACCAGtacatttttcagtttttttgccaTGGTAGTCAAACATGCTTAGTAGACTGATGATGCACATCTCTCTGCATTTAGATTTTGTTCATACTTTTAAAATGGAACCTTCTTTTCCATTTTTAACGGTGCTTAGTTGATTGAGTTTGTTTTGACAATTTAAGAAACACATATACAGCCAGTAAATACTGTACATAAACAAATATATTTCAAGGATAGCACAATAAAGTCAGTCACGTATTTCCATCACAATGGAACTGACTTTATTGTGCTATCCTTGATATATATTTGTTTATGTGTCTCTCCAGAGAAAGATTAAGGCAGGAATTGTAAAACTAATGTTGCAATACATGCTATAATTGCATACGATGTATTGAAATCATACTATGTCATATGTGTATTTGAAATGCAATtcatgtaaatgtgttttttttcctctgcAGCGATTGAGATTGGTCCTCAGGCCCATGGAGTAGTCAGGTCCAATATTTTATCCACAATGCAAGAAGGGGTCCAGCACATGCTAGAATGGGTCCACCTCTTTAACTCAGGTACATGGCCTACAGAATCCTTTCCAACATTCAATTCAGCGCTGCTTTCAGATTGAAGTAGTTCATTGTCCCACATGCTTGCATTGTAAACCCTCATTCAGATTCATCCCACAGAGCTTTCtcgtcccctctttctctccgcctctcgctgtctctctctttcacaggTACCCAGTTTGAAGGAGGAAAAGTGGATGTGTACACCATGGTGAAAAATGTGGACTACCCAAGAGACTTTGAGACCTGCGGTATTACAGCCGCCATTCATCCTCAACTCCAGGTATACAATGCCCTTGAAACTTTAACAACTGGACACTCACTCAGTATGGGATGCACAATAGTTCCTTGCTAAGTAACGGCAAAGCAATCTCTGGGTCAGGATTTGGTATACCCACACTCCTCCACTCTTtaactcctctgtctctctctccctcctctctctcaggatcGGGACTTCTGCCTCCTCCGCCCCAATGACCCTGTGTTCCAGACTTTCTCTGGAGAGACACTAAAGTACAAAGGGACTGAGCCACTCTATCCATTCTTCATTAACGAATGTGCGTACTATGAGAAGGGCATAGCTCTCTCCCTTGCAAGACAGAGGAGTGTGGGGATACCATCCATCCGatcggagagagaaggagaacagagaAAGAGGAAAAGTTCAGCAGAAGaaatggaggaggaagaagaaattAAAGGGGAAATGGAGGAGGAAGGCTGTCAGAAGCTAATGGAATATGGAGAGGAGAGTGATTCACTAAATGGACAATACAACTGAGAGCTCATTTCAAGTTCTTGATATGAAtagtggatttaaaaaaaaaagttatgtaAAATGAGACACGTTGATCAAATGTTATGAActtcaaataataataaaaaatcctTTATTGAAATGACAGCATTTGCTGATaaatgcttacacacacacacctcaccttgtGAGGATAACAGCACTgaacctttttctaaaatgttttatgagttggagaacacattgggagggatcttatactattcctccatacagactccttccagatccttgatatccttcctctgcgcttatggactgccgtTTTCAATTCAAGCCACAGGTTTTCAAAGGATttcaagtctggagactgagatggccattgcaaaatgttgatatgTGGCCAATTAACCCCACTGACATGAAAATAGAATTCCTTGGCCagacaccagtggtgggtttgttaTCGTAATGAGAATTCATaagcagaaaagaaccccatacctactgaaAAATCTGGTGGTGAATCTTTGATGGTATGGGGCTatattgcttccactggtcctggggcccttgtttaggtcaacggcatcatgaacttggCACCaatagacatggcagctctgcttctagctcctaagtaactttgcagtattttgttttttttggtgTACTTTCTTACATTACTAGCCTAGAGCGTTttctgtgttattacatacagccagaaaTAACTTTTGTGAAAAAAAAACGACTTTTCCGAATTGGaacctttgttcgtaccccccaaggcaattgaacttatcccagaggctggtCCAAGACGCCGCTGGAGGAGAAAAGGTAtttggagtggacttctagtcctaCTCAGGAGGTGTGTACACCATCcactgcttccgagtatattactagctaaagttcagtccctggacaatatagtagacgagctcagggggAGAACCTTCctgagagacatcagggactgtaacatactctgttccaCCGAATCATGGCactctccggatatactgtccccgtccatacagccagctgagtTCTCAGTACATCACGCAggcaggaataaagaactctccaggaagaagaaaggcggaggtgtatgtttcatgattaactactactcatggtgtgacgtacaggaactcaagtccttttgttcacctgacctagaatacctcacaatcaaatgccgactgcatTAACTCCCGGGAGAATTCTCTTcgggttatagtcacagccgtgtatattccccctcaagctgatACCACCGTCCAGGAACTACACTGGATTTTGTATAAACcagaaaccatatatcctgaggccgcatttaacAAGAAAAACGCTACTGAAGTTCTATCAACTCATTGCCTGTAGTACTCACGCTTCAAAAACTCTCTCCCATTGTTACTCGCCCATCCGGGATGGCTACAAGGTCCTCCCCCACTCCCcgttcggcaaatcagatcacaactCCATTCGGCTCATCCCTTTCTATAGGCAGAAATTCAAACAGGAAGTATCTGTGCAAAGGTCTAtttaacgctggtctgaccaatcggaaccCATGTTCAAGAttattttgatcacgcggactgggatatgttccgggttgcctctaagaataacattgacatatacactgacacagtgactaagttcattaggaagtgtataggggatgttgttcccaacATGACTATTTAAACCTACCCAAAACAAAAACCGTGGATCGATGGCAGCatttgtacaaaactgaaagggcaaaccaccacatttaaccacggcaaggtgactgggaatatgttcGAATACAAATAGTGCAGTTAtgccctccataaggcaatcaaacagggaAAACGTCAGCACAGAGtaaaagtggagtcgcaattcaatggctcagacacgagacatatgtggcagggactccagacaatcgtggattacaaagggaaaaccagccacgtggtggacaccgacgtcttgcttctggacaagctaaacaccttcttgaGAATAACACAGAGCCACTGACGCGGGTCGCTCTCGAGGACTGtgggctcttgttctccatggcagACGAAAGAcatttaaccctcgcaaggctgacgGCCCAGGCGGCATCCTAGCCGTGTCCTCTGTGCATGCTGGAGTGTTTATGAACATTTTCAatttctccctatcccagtctgctctccccacctgcttcaagatgtcctccattgttcctgtacccaagaaagcaaaggtaactgaactaaatgactatagccccatagcactcacctctgtcatcacactgccctatcccatctggacaagaggaatacctatgtaagaatgctgttcattgactacagctcagccttcaataccatagtaccctccgaGCTCATCATTAACctcttgaggaccccttcgagataaaatcccgttaacaggattggttggacaacaaccagtgagatagcacggcgcgaaataaaaaaataatagtaTTATACGGCaatttaaagatactctactcgttaatccaatcacattgtccgatttcaaaaaggctttagggtgaaagcaaaaaaaaaagcaattttccaagcacggatagccgtcacaaaaccagatatacagctaaaattaagcactaacctttgacaatcttcatcagatgacactcctaggacatcatgttagacaatacatgcattttttgttcgatcaagttcatatttatatccaaaaacccaatttttacattggcgcgtgacgttcagaaaatgttttctctgaATAAGCACAttcatttacagaagaactcataaacgttgacaaaatgtataacaattatttaaagaattagagataatctactcctttatgcaaccactttgtcagatttcaaaataactttatggaaaaagcacattgttcaatattctgagtacagaacttagccttcaatgctaagctatacagttagcctacaaccacggcgtcgacaaatctctaaaatatgttcgaaatattttcttacctttgctgatcttcggcggaatgcactcagaAGGGCATCCACTTCCagaagaaatgttcatttgttctgcaaagtccatcatatatgtccaaatacgtccgttttgttgacccatccagaacactttacaatgccatgtggcgtggacgcaaatccatagattaaatgttcaaaagttccattaccatttgtagaaacatgtcaaacgatgtttacaatcaatcctttagggtatttttttacgtaaaattgcgataattttacaaccgggcaataggtattcatcccagaagaataATAACAAACAGCGAAGTCACATGCATGCGCGTcacgagacacctgtcctcagactggccactgattgactgagccacaattttctgcccggtaacaggtgacggatgaaaccagttcctaaagattgttgacagccaatggaagagttaggaggtgcaacgcaaatcctatgtcactgtagtttttcaagggattcaaaagaaaaactaaatttctaatttctcccacatcctgattcaatttttctcaggttttggcctgtcatatgagttctgttatactcacagaaaccattcaaacagttttagaaactttagggtgttttctatccaaatctactaattatatgcatattctagtttctgggcataagtaataaccagattaacactcctaggacatgatgttatacaatacatacatgttttgttcaatcaagttcatatttatatgaaaaaccagctttttacattagcatgttttgttcagaactagcatacccactgaaaacttccggtgaatttactaaattacgataaacattgacaaaaaacataacaattattttaagaattatagatacagaactcctttatgcaatcgcggtgtctgattttaaaatagcttttcggtgaaagcacattttgcaatattctgagtagatagcccagacATCATggttagctattttgacacccaccaagtttggcactcaccaaactcagatttactataagaaaaattggattacctttgctgttcttcgtcagaatgcactcccaggacttctacttcaacaaccaatgttgttttggttccaaataatccatagttatttccaaatagctccgttttgtttgtgcgttcaagtcactatccgaagggtgacgcgccggcgcgtttcgtgacaatttttttaaaaatattccattatcgtactttaaagcatgtcaaacgctgtttaaaataaatttttatgagatttttctcgtaaaatagcgataatattccaaccgggagatgttgtatccgttcaaacactgaaagtaaaacatggagtcgtcacatgcacgcgcacgccagtgccattgttctcagaagtaccactctccaaaacccctactgtttttcgcccagagactgcagagttatcattcagcgttctggcgccttctgagagccaatgaaagccttagaaaatgtcacgttacagtagagatcctgtattttcgataaagaggctaaataaggacaagaaattgtcagacagggcacttcctgtatggaatcgtttcagattttggcctgccatatgagttatgttattctcacagacaccattcaaacagttttagaaacttcagagtgttttctatccaaatctactaataatatgcatattctattttctgggccagagtagtaacctgtttaaattgggtacgttttttatccggccgtgaaaatactgccccctagcccttaaGTTTGGGgcactgggtctgaaccccaccctgtgaaactgggtcctggatttcctgacgggccgtccccaggtggtgaacaccgacactatgctgatcctcaacacagtggCCCCACAAGAGTGTGTACTTAGCCccgtcctgtacttcctgttcacccatgattgcgtggcattccaactcaatcatcaagattgcagacgacacaacagtagtaggcctgattaccaacaatgacgagacagcctacagggaggaggtgagggccttggcagagtggtgccaggaaaataacctctccttaACGTCAACAAACCAAAGAAACAGTTTGTGGActtcagcagagggagcacgacagaccgcagtggagaaggtcaaaagcttcaagttcctcggcgtacacatcactgacaatctgaaatggtccacccacatagacagtgtggtgaagaaggcacaacaacacctcttcaacctcaggaggctgaagaaattcagctttgcccctaagaccctcacaaacttttacagatgcaccattgagagcatcctgtcgggctgtatcaccgcctgctacagcaactgcaccgcacacaaccgcagggctctccagtagGTGGTGCTGTCAGCCCAACGCATCGCCGGGGGCAcattgcctgccctccaggacacctatagaACTCAAagtcacaggaaagccaaaaagatcatcaaggacatcaaccatccgagccatggcctgcaacctcgctttctggatgatagcggagtTCAGTACAGCTGCATAAAATCTGGGACCGAGAGTCTGAAAAATGtcaaggccatcaaactgttgaattagccatcactagccggcctccacccagtaccctgccctgaacttaatcactgtcactagccggctaccacctggttactcaaccctgcacattCGAGGCTGCTACCCCGTCTACATAGTCATagaatcactagtcactttaataatggaacactggtcactttaataatgtttacatactgttttactcatttcatatgtatataccatATCCTAGTCAatgccatcctattcaactattcTATACTATGTATTCTAC is a window of Salmo salar chromosome ssa18, Ssal_v3.1, whole genome shotgun sequence DNA encoding:
- the LOC106577455 gene encoding N-acyl-aromatic-L-amino acid amidohydrolase (carboxylate-forming) B; protein product: MEGREVVLPTVSRVALCGGTHGNELSGVYLVRERLKRKRKVEEEDHISLVTVMSNPRAVQQCQRYTETDLNRCFTHATLSGPVTDKTPYEIVRSQELNTLLGPKGSPEAMDLVCDLHNTTANMGLCLIAYSDCDWISLHIYRYLQRQMSDIPVRFIHFDLPLNEAYSLDSVGKHGFAIEIGPQAHGVVRSNILSTMQEGVQHMLEWVHLFNSGTQFEGGKVDVYTMVKNVDYPRDFETCGITAAIHPQLQDRDFCLLRPNDPVFQTFSGETLKYKGTEPLYPFFINECAYYEKGIALSLARQRSVGIPSIRSEREGEQRKRKSSAEEMEEEEEIKGEMEEEGCQKLMEYGEESDSLNGQYN